A part of Deltaproteobacteria bacterium genomic DNA contains:
- a CDS encoding recombinase family protein, which yields MATISSRAFGFARVSSEDQARGGISLGLQTGSIRAYCDANGLDLVKTWEVAETATFDDERVEFQAMLREFAASGDVPHLVFHKVDRSNRNSWDHARLEDLVKRHGKHLHAALDRFHLHADAPPSEWDRFEMMAMFARSETRHLSARVKSCIRQQTSLGYWSYKAPPGYRKVPRTGIEPDPVQGPLVRELLEAAATGNYSLDVLVKESKRLGITYQDKPISRSALHRWLVDPVFAGPFYAKGKLVTNFQHEPLIDMETHERIRLRLSDTRRTEKKIREPRPLSGVFQCAECGHSVTFFAAKKGKYTYGFCGTCKRNGNRHAFLAESEALRRLDGIARRAILPPAAAGLLMAGLDEFRSKAHEVRAAKRAALEARLDVLKRKLARAFEAMTSGDVDSATYREQTGALRAERDRAEIGLRELEREETHAAADQVEAAYKLAEELETTLDSASPRALARISKILCTNLQVRNGTVEYSLAFPFDLIAEGNKGGDWRRVWDSNPR from the coding sequence ATGGCAACGATATCTTCAAGAGCCTTCGGCTTCGCCCGCGTGAGTTCCGAGGACCAGGCACGGGGCGGCATCTCGCTCGGCCTCCAGACCGGTTCGATCAGGGCCTATTGCGACGCGAACGGCCTCGATCTCGTCAAAACGTGGGAGGTGGCCGAAACGGCCACCTTCGACGACGAGCGGGTGGAGTTCCAGGCGATGCTGAGGGAGTTTGCCGCCTCCGGCGACGTGCCCCATCTGGTCTTCCACAAGGTGGACCGCTCGAACCGCAACTCCTGGGACCATGCGCGGCTGGAGGACCTGGTGAAAAGGCACGGCAAGCACCTTCATGCCGCGCTGGACCGTTTTCATCTCCATGCCGATGCCCCTCCGTCCGAGTGGGACCGGTTCGAGATGATGGCGATGTTCGCCCGGAGCGAGACGCGGCATCTGTCGGCCCGCGTCAAGTCCTGCATCAGGCAGCAGACGAGCCTTGGATACTGGAGCTACAAGGCACCGCCCGGATACCGGAAGGTGCCCCGTACCGGCATCGAACCCGACCCGGTGCAGGGGCCGCTGGTGAGGGAGCTTCTCGAAGCCGCCGCCACCGGCAACTACTCCCTCGACGTACTGGTCAAAGAGTCCAAGAGACTCGGAATTACGTATCAGGATAAGCCCATTTCACGTTCGGCGCTTCACCGGTGGCTGGTCGATCCTGTCTTTGCCGGGCCGTTTTATGCCAAAGGGAAGCTGGTCACGAACTTCCAGCACGAGCCGCTCATCGACATGGAGACGCACGAACGCATCAGGCTCCGTCTTTCGGACACGCGCCGGACGGAGAAGAAGATCCGGGAACCCAGGCCCCTGAGCGGCGTCTTCCAGTGTGCCGAATGCGGCCATTCGGTGACGTTCTTTGCCGCCAAGAAAGGAAAATACACCTACGGGTTCTGCGGGACCTGCAAGCGCAACGGCAACAGGCACGCTTTCCTCGCAGAGAGCGAGGCCCTGAGGCGGCTGGACGGGATCGCCCGCCGGGCGATCCTGCCCCCCGCCGCCGCCGGACTTCTGATGGCCGGACTCGACGAATTCCGGAGCAAGGCCCATGAGGTCAGGGCGGCGAAACGGGCCGCGCTGGAAGCGCGTCTGGATGTTCTGAAACGCAAGCTGGCGAGGGCGTTTGAGGCCATGACCAGTGGCGATGTCGATTCCGCCACCTACCGTGAACAAACCGGGGCGCTAAGGGCCGAACGGGACAGGGCCGAGATCGGGCTGAGGGAGCTGGAGCGCGAAGAGACGCACGCGGCAGCAGACCAGGTCGAGGCGGCGTACAAACTCGCCGAAGAGCTCGAAACCACGCTGGATTCGGCGAGCCCCAGGGCGCTCGCGAGAATCTCGAAAATCCTGTGTACAAACCTTCAGGTGAGGAACGGAACCGTCGAATATTCCTTGGCGTTTCCGTTCGATCTGATCGCCGAAGGAAACAAGGGCGGTGACTGGCGGAGAGTGTGGGATTCGAACCCACGATAG
- a CDS encoding SPOR domain-containing protein, which translates to MRSFKDVADRHQVSLDNKQLAMLTSAAVVAAGLFFLTGVLYGTRVSIPAPPGSSGQNSLALRLDKDEDDVLPAVQAPQGSASTVVPVTPDAKSRKNRAELLDQYSRESVVVEQPVAPPAAAAPAPKSGSGASQPAKPIAQVRPEAPKPAAVKPVAEVQPAKPVPEKSGAKPATQVASASPAVSAKDPGQPLLRGRPLSGMKGPLSIQVAAFTDKASAQKELERWEKGRFPAFMGLDTVGGKRIYRIQVGRFSDRAEAERARTALERDMKVVGPRIIDAVK; encoded by the coding sequence ATGCGCTCCTTCAAGGACGTCGCAGACCGTCACCAGGTCTCCCTCGACAACAAGCAACTGGCCATGCTCACATCCGCTGCGGTGGTCGCGGCAGGACTCTTTTTCCTGACCGGTGTCCTGTACGGAACACGGGTTTCGATCCCGGCGCCGCCGGGCAGTTCCGGACAGAACTCGCTTGCACTCCGGCTGGACAAGGACGAAGACGACGTGCTCCCGGCGGTTCAGGCTCCCCAGGGCAGTGCATCGACGGTCGTCCCCGTTACTCCGGATGCGAAATCCCGCAAGAACCGTGCGGAGCTTCTGGATCAGTATTCCCGCGAATCAGTGGTGGTGGAGCAGCCTGTGGCTCCACCAGCGGCTGCGGCTCCGGCGCCGAAATCGGGTTCCGGTGCTTCCCAGCCGGCAAAACCGATCGCCCAGGTACGGCCGGAAGCGCCCAAGCCTGCCGCTGTGAAACCGGTGGCAGAGGTCCAGCCAGCGAAGCCAGTTCCCGAAAAGTCCGGAGCCAAGCCCGCTACCCAGGTCGCTTCCGCCAGTCCCGCCGTATCCGCAAAGGATCCGGGCCAGCCGCTTCTGAGAGGGCGGCCTCTTTCTGGCATGAAGGGGCCACTGTCCATTCAGGTCGCCGCCTTTACCGATAAGGCGAGCGCGCAGAAGGAACTGGAGCGGTGGGAGAAGGGACGCTTCCCTGCCTTCATGGGGCTGGATACGGTCGGCGGAAAACGGATTTACCGTATTCAGGTGGGCCGGTTCAGCGACCGCGCAGAGGCCGAGCGTGCCCGCACAGCCCTTGAGCGGGACATGAAGGTCGTAGGCCCCCGGATTATCGATGCAGTAAAGTGA
- the lepA gene encoding translation elongation factor 4 → MPTPQELIRNFCIIAHIDHGKSTLADRILDTTGAMTDRDRREQTLDSMDLERERGITIKASSVRLHYRAADGKTYEFNLIDTPGHVDFNYEVSRSLKACEGAVLVVDASQGVEAQTLANVYLAVDQGLEIVPAINKIDLPSARPDAVRQEIEEIIGIEASTATAVSAKLGTGVPELLERVVRQVPPPKGDPSAPLKALIFDSWFDEYQGVICLVRVVDGQIVPGTKIKMMSTGSMYEVLKVGAFSPKASELDGLYTGEVGFVIANIKALADARVGDTLTTVTGGSTEALPGFKKIQPMVFAGVYPINSDDYGRLKEALQKLQLNDSSITFEPETSSALGFGFRCGFLGLLHMDIIQERLEREYNLDLITTAPSVVYRIKKHDGSVTEIDNPSMLPDQGVESIEEPMMEVNVYTPSDYIGVAVKLCVERRGRQKEIKYITPQRAQVIFDLPMNEIVLDFHDRLKSATKGYASFDYRLSGYEESDLVRLNILVNGEPVDALSVIVHREKAFHKGRDLCEKLKELIPRQMYEVAIQAAIGGRVIARSTVKALRKDVLAKCYGGDITRKRKLLEKQKEGKKRMKSVGAVDIPQEAFLAVLKVD, encoded by the coding sequence ATGCCCACTCCCCAGGAACTGATCCGCAACTTCTGCATTATCGCCCATATCGACCACGGAAAGTCGACGCTGGCCGACCGTATTCTGGATACGACAGGGGCGATGACGGACCGTGACCGGCGGGAGCAGACCCTCGATTCCATGGACCTGGAGCGTGAGCGCGGGATCACGATCAAGGCATCCTCGGTCCGGCTTCACTACCGGGCCGCAGACGGCAAGACGTACGAATTCAACCTGATCGACACGCCCGGCCATGTGGATTTCAACTATGAGGTCAGCCGTTCGCTGAAGGCCTGCGAAGGAGCGGTGCTCGTCGTGGACGCCAGCCAGGGGGTCGAGGCGCAGACGCTCGCCAACGTATATCTGGCCGTCGATCAGGGGCTAGAAATCGTCCCCGCCATCAACAAGATCGACCTTCCATCGGCGAGGCCGGATGCAGTCCGGCAGGAGATAGAAGAGATCATCGGTATCGAGGCATCCACGGCCACGGCGGTCTCGGCCAAGCTGGGGACGGGCGTACCGGAACTACTGGAGCGCGTGGTCCGGCAGGTGCCGCCACCGAAAGGTGATCCGTCTGCGCCACTCAAGGCACTCATTTTCGATTCGTGGTTCGACGAGTACCAGGGTGTCATCTGTCTCGTTCGCGTCGTGGACGGGCAGATTGTTCCCGGCACGAAGATCAAGATGATGAGCACCGGATCAATGTATGAGGTTCTGAAGGTGGGCGCCTTCTCGCCGAAGGCCTCGGAACTGGATGGCCTCTATACCGGGGAAGTGGGCTTCGTCATAGCCAATATCAAGGCGCTGGCGGATGCCCGGGTGGGCGATACGCTGACCACCGTCACGGGCGGATCGACCGAAGCCTTGCCGGGGTTCAAGAAGATACAGCCGATGGTTTTTGCCGGGGTCTACCCGATCAATTCCGACGACTACGGACGGCTCAAGGAGGCACTCCAGAAACTCCAGCTCAACGACAGTTCCATCACCTTCGAGCCGGAAACCTCCTCGGCGCTCGGGTTCGGGTTCCGGTGCGGGTTCCTCGGCCTGCTCCACATGGATATCATCCAGGAGCGGCTTGAACGCGAGTATAACCTCGACCTGATCACGACGGCTCCATCGGTGGTCTACCGGATCAAGAAGCATGACGGCTCTGTGACTGAGATCGACAATCCGTCGATGCTTCCCGACCAGGGAGTCGAATCGATCGAGGAGCCGATGATGGAGGTGAACGTCTACACGCCGTCCGACTACATCGGGGTTGCGGTCAAGCTCTGTGTCGAACGCCGCGGGCGTCAGAAAGAGATCAAGTACATCACGCCACAGCGGGCGCAGGTGATCTTCGACCTGCCGATGAACGAGATCGTGCTCGACTTCCACGACCGCCTCAAGTCCGCCACCAAGGGTTACGCCTCGTTCGACTACCGGCTTTCGGGCTACGAGGAGAGCGATCTCGTCCGGCTCAATATCCTCGTCAATGGCGAGCCGGTGGACGCCCTCAGCGTGATCGTCCATCGGGAGAAGGCGTTCCACAAGGGGCGCGACCTGTGCGAGAAGCTGAAGGAACTGATCCCGCGCCAGATGTACGAAGTCGCCATTCAGGCGGCGATTGGCGGCCGGGTGATCGCCCGGTCGACGGTGAAGGCGCTCCGCAAGGACGTGCTCGCCAAATGCTACGGTGGGGATATCACCCGCAAGCGCAAGCTCCTCGAAAAACAGAAAGAGGGCAAGAAGCGCATGAAGTCGGTGGGTGCCGTGGATATCCCGCAGGAAGCGTTCCTCGCGGTGCTCAAGGTGGATTGA
- the lepB gene encoding signal peptidase I, whose translation MDGDAGALKTALGDLVQSIEVDLAHYRRSRTVEFLELLGFAFLLALLIRTFIVQAYVIPSESMVPTLLRNDYLLVWKPAYGIKVPFRHDWLVRWGRPKRWDVVVFVPPQELGKKYLDQEDFIKRVVGLPGDRVELVDRVLYLNGEPVRDEWAHWIDGELSGHGEFGPFVIPPGHYFMMGDNRDRSLDSRSWGTVPEDALVGPAAFIYFSTDSTSPGGLTGLVQGIVRFPFDTRWRRLGRIIR comes from the coding sequence ATGGACGGAGATGCCGGCGCCCTGAAAACGGCTCTTGGTGATCTGGTGCAGTCGATCGAGGTGGATCTCGCCCACTACCGCCGGTCGCGGACGGTGGAGTTCCTGGAATTGCTGGGTTTTGCGTTCCTGCTGGCGCTCCTGATCCGGACGTTCATCGTGCAGGCCTATGTGATCCCGTCCGAGAGCATGGTGCCGACGCTGCTCAGGAACGACTATCTGCTGGTCTGGAAGCCGGCCTACGGGATCAAGGTGCCGTTCCGGCATGACTGGCTGGTGAGGTGGGGCCGGCCGAAGCGGTGGGACGTGGTGGTGTTCGTTCCCCCCCAGGAACTCGGAAAGAAATATCTCGACCAGGAGGATTTCATCAAGCGGGTGGTGGGGCTCCCAGGCGACCGGGTAGAACTGGTCGACCGCGTTCTGTATCTCAATGGCGAACCGGTGCGTGACGAGTGGGCCCACTGGATTGACGGCGAACTGAGCGGGCACGGGGAGTTCGGACCGTTCGTGATTCCGCCCGGCCACTATTTCATGATGGGCGACAACCGGGACCGCTCGCTTGATTCCAGGAGCTGGGGGACCGTGCCTGAAGATGCTCTCGTGGGCCCGGCGGCATTCATCTACTTTTCGACCGACAGCACCTCTCCCGGTGGCCTGACCGGTCTGGTGCAGGGGATCGTCCGGTTCCCGTTCGATACCCGCTGGCGGCGTCTCGGCCGGATCATACGCTGA
- a CDS encoding nucleoside deaminase, with amino-acid sequence MGRALAAARRAAAAGEVPVGAVIVSRSGKFLGSGRNRREQDSDPTAHAELVALRRACRRSRNWRLPGATVYVTLEPCLMCLMALKNARVARVVYGASDPKRGAARWGGLDIPEDGNLNPVRCEGGLDADAAGPLLKAFFRDRRRKAGS; translated from the coding sequence ATGGGCCGTGCGCTCGCGGCCGCCCGCCGGGCTGCCGCTGCCGGGGAGGTCCCCGTGGGGGCTGTCATAGTGTCCCGCTCGGGGAAGTTTCTGGGTTCCGGACGGAATCGCCGGGAACAGGACAGCGATCCCACCGCTCACGCGGAACTGGTGGCCCTGCGCCGTGCCTGCCGGCGGAGCCGGAACTGGCGGCTTCCGGGTGCGACGGTCTATGTGACCCTGGAGCCGTGCCTCATGTGCCTGATGGCACTGAAGAATGCCCGCGTCGCACGGGTAGTATATGGGGCGAGCGACCCCAAGCGCGGGGCCGCCCGCTGGGGGGGCCTGGACATCCCCGAAGACGGGAACCTGAACCCGGTCCGCTGCGAGGGCGGGCTTGACGCAGACGCCGCCGGGCCGCTACTCAAGGCCTTCTTCAGGGACCGCCGGCGCAAGGCCGGTTCCTGA